From the genome of Clostridiales bacterium:
AACCTACTACTGATTTATTAGATTTAGTACGTAAAACTATTAGAGGAGACTTTGGTAACGGTCAAGACCGTGTTAATGCTTTAGGAGATAATTACAACGAGGTACAAAGACAAGTTAATTTAAACTACCAACACGGTACTACTAACTGGGATAATATAAGAATATATTAAAAATAACGAGGCTTTAATTAGCCTCGTCTTTTTTTATGATTTTCTCGTATATAATAGCCCCAGTTAAACTTAATAGAAACCATATTATAATCTCGTATGTAATATTATACCTAGTTGCTGTTAAAGACTGATATAAAATAATGTCTTGTATATTTAATAAAGCTGTGATAAAATACGCTATAATAATATTTAGTATAGCAAAAAATACCACACCTATTGTCTCTTTAAATTTCATAATAAACACTCCTTTATTTTTGACAAATTATACAATATTTTGTCAAAAATATCAAGTTTTTACTGGCTACTGTACTACTACTGTACAAACATATATAATAAAATCTTAAAATGTTGATATATAAAGGTTTACGGTGTTTAATACTACTTAACGGTAACAACACGAGGAGCCAAAAAAGTAGAGTTTGAGTAATTTTGCTCAAACTCTATTTACATTTTAAACCCTTATATATCAAGGCTTTTGTGATTTTCTTAAATTTTCAAATGTATACAAATATCTTTAAAAAGTTTTGACGCTACTGTACTTACTACTGTACAAGTTTTAAAACTTTAATTAATCTATCGTCGTGTTTAGAGTACATCTTTTTAATATTATTGACCAATTTATCTAACTCGTCTTGAGGTATAGTATCCTCGTTTACTTGAGTTAATAATAAGTTATTTTGTTTTAAGTAGTCATACGTCCTATTGGCGTGTTGTTTTTCATAATTAGCGAATACATCACAATATACCTCTAATGTTGTACGTAGGTCAGCGTGACCCATTATTTTAGATAAAACGTTAGCTGGCATACCCGCCTCAATACAACGTGTAGCAAAAGTATGCCTTAACTGGTGCTGATTAACATTATATCCAATAATATTGTTTTTCTCACATAATCTTTTAAATACCATATTTACTTGACCAGTTGAGTAGTAAGTATTTTTGGGGTTATAAAATAATAGGTTGTGGTTGTTTGGTATAAACTCAGTACTCAAATACTCTTTTAGTAAAAACTCAACTTGATTATCCATAACAATATCACGCACACCATTTTTGGTTTTAGTGTAATCTCCCATAATTGTTATATCTCCTTTACCTCTTGTAAGCGTACGTCTAATATGAATCAATTTATTTTTAAAGTCAATATCTTTTTCTACATCTAAAGCGTTAACCTCTCCGCATACGCATACCAGTAAACATACTTAATAAAAATTGATACTTATATTTAAACGGGTTATCTTTAGAGGTAACGACATCTATAAATCGTTTTTGCTCCTCAACAGTAAAGCCACGTACTTTTTTATCTCTACGCTGAGATGTAGGCTTACAAAACTCCATTTTATTATCTAAGAAATTATCACTTATAATTTTACGTCTTATAGCTATTTTAAATGTATTATTTACTAGACCATATATTTTACCTATTACCGAGTTAGAGTATTTTGTAATATAAATTAAGAAATCTTTAACATCACGCTCGGTTATTTTTTGTATCTCCATATTTGCCATATAGTGACCGCATATTTGTTTATATGTGCCTAATTTACGAGTATAAGAGCTGGTACTTAACTTATTAAATTTTAAACCAGTATCAATAAACTCTTTGGTTATATCTTTAAATATAATAGTAGATTTTTTAACTAGAGTGTTTGTTTTATATTGTGTAATAATATCCTCTAATTTTTCTTTAGCCTCTTTTCGAGTATCACTATATTTAGTTATACAGTCTCTTGTACCGTCCTCTTTAATACCTATTGTATACTCACAAACCCATTTTTCTTTACCTCTAATGGTACGTTTAAATATTGTACCCTCTCCGTTACCTCTTGACCTTTTATTAGCCATAAAAAATACCTCCTTTTTTATCCAAAACACTTGTAAAAAAGTAGGTAATTGTATATAATATAATCATACAAAATACCACAAGTGTTTTGTTGTTATGGGTTAAAGTGTTAGTCGTCCAAACTAGAACGCTTTAACCTCTTTTTATTTTAAACTTTACGTCTTATCTCTTTAGCTATCCCAATGATTCTAACGGGTAGCTCTTTTATTTGCTTATTACTATAAAACGTCGGCTCAAACTCGTCCTCATTTATAGGCATAAGAGTTATACCAGCCTCGTTTTTAAGTACCTTTTTAAATGTAGCGTCGTTACCATTTACCATAACAGCACAACTTTGACCACTAGTACAGTCCTCAGCTTTTTCAAATATAACAGTATCTCCGTGGCAAGTATACTGGATACATACTACGACCTTGTATTCTTAAACCAAAAAACTCTTTGTCTCCATTTAACCACTCTTTAGGTATATCCTCATAGTCAAGTATCTCCTCAATAGCCTCAATAGGTATACCCGCTGGAATTTTACCTACAACTGGTATCCTATTATTTTGTTGCTCAGTATGAGGCTCGGTTAAATCTTTTTTATCTATATTAAAGTACTCGGCTAACATACTTAAATTATCTATACGGGGATAGTTAACCCCACTTATCCAGTCTCTAACAGTTGGTTGTTTAATACCTAAATCGTTAGCTAATTGAGTACCATTTAAACCTTTTTTATCCATATAATATTTAAGATTTTTTGAAAATATTTCTTTTTCTTTATATGATTTTAAAAAGTTATCAATATAAAGCTCTAACTCGTCCATAAGTAATACTCTACTATTATGTATAACAATGTTGCGTAAACTTTTCTCTATAATAAGTCTATCAGTGCTACTAAGATTTTTACTTATCTTATCAAAATATTTTAAATAAAGTTTGTAAGTCTCTTC
Proteins encoded in this window:
- a CDS encoding site-specific integrase, with the translated sequence MVCVCGEVNALDVEKDIDFKNKLIHIRRTLTRGKGDITIMGDYTKTKNGVRDIVMDNQVEFLLKEYLSTEFIPNNHNLLFYNPKNTYYSTGQVNMVFKRLCEKNNIIGYNVNQHQLRHTFATRCIEAGMPANVLSKIMGHADLRTTLEVYCDVFANYEKQHANRTYDYLKQNNLLLTQVNEDTIPQDELDKLVNNIKKMYSKHDDRLIKVLKLVQ
- a CDS encoding S26 family signal peptidase, producing the protein MQYTCHGDTVIFEKAEDCTSGQSCAVMVNGNDATFKKVLKNEAGITLMPINEDEFEPTFYSNKQIKELPVRIIGIAKEIRRKV
- a CDS encoding helix-turn-helix domain-containing protein, yielding MSDNKLSNEETYKLYLKYFDKISKNLSSTDRLIIEKSLRNIVIHNSRVLLMDELELYIDNFLKSYKEKEIFSKNLKYYMDKKGLNGTQLANDLGIKQPTVRDWISGVNYPRIDNLSMLAEYFNIDKKDLTEPHTEQQNNRIPVVGKIPAGIPIEAIEEILDYEDIPKEWLNGDKEFFGLRIQGRSMYPVYLPRRYCYI